From a region of the Parus major isolate Abel chromosome 6, Parus_major1.1, whole genome shotgun sequence genome:
- the LOC107207133 gene encoding lipase member M-like has product CCYYYYLDRHKMWLFLAILVFLQAPTNSEDATKQKKALNPEASMNTSQIICYRGYPSEEYEVLTRDGYYIHLNRIPHGREKPENRGARPVVFLQHGLFGEGSHWVENLANNSLGFILADSGYDVWLANSRGTSCSQRHQHLSADQVEFWDFSFHEMAMYDLPAAIDFVLQKTGQKQLHYVGYSQGCSIAFIAFSSMPELAQKIKMFFALAPAAVPKNAKSPLMKILLLLDNKLKMIQLLLGRTDASLRIRKLWRFLPELCRHTLLHRPCANLLFLMGGHNEKNLNMTRLDVYTSHYPEGTSVKNIIHWAQVIKSGEFKAFDYGSKNPAVYHQDTPPLYRVEEMPVPTAVWSGGQDWAADQRDVLLLLPRISHLVTYTHIPDWNHWDFIWGLDAPGRLYSSILKLMEESW; this is encoded by the exons tgttgttactattattatttagaCAGGCACAAGATGTGGCTGTTTCTTGCAATCCTGGTTTTCCTACAAGCACCCACGAACTCTGAAGATGCCACCAAGCAGAAAAAGGCTCTAAATCCCGAGGCTTCCATGAACACT AGCCAAATCATCTGCTACAGAGGGTACCCCAGTGAGGAGTATGAAGTCCTGACTCGTGACGGCTACTACATCCACCTGAACAGAATTCCTCATGGAAGAGAAAAGCCTGAGAACAGAG GGGCCAGGCCAGTCGTGTTTCTCCAGCACGGATTATTTGGAGAAGGCAGCCACTGGGTGGAAAATCTGGCTAACAACAGCCTTGGCTTCATCCTAGCAGACTCTGGCTATGACGTGTGGCTGGCAAACAGCCGGGGgaccagctgctcccagagacACCAGCACCTTTCAGCTGACCAGGtggaattctgggatttcaG CTTCCATGAGATGGCAATGTACGATCTCCCGGCCGCCATCGACTTTGTGCTGCAGAAGACGGGGCAGAAGCAGCTCCACTACGTTGGCTACTCCCAGGGCTGCTCAATCG cgTTTATTGCATTTTCATCCATGCCCGAACTGGctcagaaaatcaaaatgttttttgccctggctccagcagcgGTACCCAAGAATGCCAAAAGTCCACTCATGAAGATACTGCTCCTCCTGGACAACAAGCTCAAGATGATTCAA ctgctgctgggcagaaCGGACGCGTCCCTGCGGATCAGGAAGCTGTGGCGCTTTCTCCCGGAGCTGTGCAGGCACACGCTGCTGCACAGGCCCTGTGCCAACCTCCTCTTCCTGATGGGTGGCCACAACGAGAAGAACCTCAACATG ACACGGCTGGATGTGTACACATCCCACTATCCAGAAGGCACCTCTGTCAAAAACATCATCCACTGGGCCCAG GTGATAAAATCTGGAGAATTCAAAGCCTTTGACTACGGCAGCAAGAACCCAGCTGTGTACCACCAG GACACACCGCCCTTGTACCGCGTGGAGGAGATGCCAGTGCCCACAGCGGTGTGGTCCGGAGGGCAGGACTGGGCAGCTGACCAGAGGGAcgtcctcctgctgctgccccgcATCTCTCACCTCGTCACCTACACCCACATCCCCGACTGGAACCACTGGGACTTTATCTGGGGCCTGGACGCCCCTGGGCGCCTCTACAGCAGCATCCTGAAGCTGATGGAGGAGTCCTGGTAG
- the PAOX gene encoding peroxisomal N(1)-acetyl-spermine/spermidine oxidase: MGAHWIHGPSPGNPVFCLASSYGLLGPEAAREENQQVEAGGHPPMPSVTYGSSGKVLNAKAVREARDLFYALLASTRAFQGSKEPPWPSVGQYLRAEIARTVPTMAGGQEDARRLQLAVLAACLKLECCISGTHSMDLVGLEPFGEYVSLPGLDCTFPGGYSSLAERLLSDLPEGTVLLNKAVRSIQWQGSFREEGDGARVFPVRVECEDGDVFLADHVIITVPLGFLKEHYQEFFQPPLPERKAQAIRNLGFGTNNKIFLEFEQPFWEPEQQLLEVVWEDDSPLEEPSTDLEANWFKKLIGFVVLQPPEQHGHVLCGFIAGKESEHMETLSDAEVLSAMTRVLRTMTGNPNLPAPRSVLRSRWHSAPYTRGSYSYVAVGSSGDDIDVLAQPLPEDPRDPRPLQLLFAGEATHRTFYSTTHGALLSGWREAERLNQLFQAPVPAPHS, encoded by the exons ATGGGGGCACACTGGATCCACGGCCCCTCGCCGGGAAATCCCGTGTTTTGCCTGGCCTCCAGCTACGGCCTGCTGGGCCCGGAGGCCGCCCGGGAGGAGAACCAGCAGGTGGAAGCGGGGGGTCACCCCCCGATGCCGTCCGTCACCTACGGCAGCTCGGGGAAGGTGCTGAATGCCAAGGCAGTGCGCGAAGCCCGCGACCTCTTCTACGCCCTTCTGGCCTCCACCCGCGCTTTCCAGGGGTCCAAGGAGCCACCGTGGCCCAGCGTGGGCCAGTACCTGCGGGCAGAGATCGCCCGGACGGTCCCCACGATGGCGGGGGGCCAGGAGGATGCCCGGCGGCTGCAGCTGGCCGTGCTCGCCGCCTGCCTCAAGTTGGAGTGCTGCATCAGCGGGACCCACAGCATGGACCTGGTGGGCCTGGAGCCCTTCGGGGAGTACGTGTCGCTGCCCGGCCTGGACTGCACCTTCCCAGG TGGCTACAGCAGCTTGGCCGAGCGCCTGCTCTCGGACCTGCCCGAGGGCACCGTCCTGCTCAACAAGGCAGTGAGGAGCATCCAGTGGCAAGGGTCCTTCCGTGAGGAAGGGGACGGTGCCAGGGTTTTCCCCGTCCGGGTGGAGTGCGAGGATGGAGATGTCTTCCTTGCTGACCACGTCATCATCACTGTCCCGCTAG GTTTCCTCAAGGAGCACTACCAGGAATTCTTCCAGCCTCCCCTTCCCGAGCGGAAAGCACAGGCCATTCGCAACCTGGGATTCGGCACCAACAACAAGATCTTCCTGGAGTTCGAGCAGCCTTTCTGGGAGCccgagcagcagctcctggaagtgGTGTGGGAGGACGATTCCCccctggaggagcccagcaCTGACCTGGAAGCCAACTGGTTCAAGAAGCTCATCGGATTCGTGGTGCTCCAGCCGCCAGAGCA GCACGGGCACGTCCTGTGCGGCTTCATCGCGGGGAAGGAGTCGGAGCACATGGAGACGCTGAGCGACGCCGAGGTGCTCAGCGCCATGACCCGCGTCCTGCGCACGATGACAG GGAATCCGAACCTGCCCGCGCCCAGGAGCGTGCTCCGGTCCCGCTGGCACAGCGCTCCCTACACCCGCGGCTCCTACAGCTACGTGGCCGTCGGCAGCTCGGGGGACGACATCGATGTGCTCGCACAGCCCCTGCCCGaggacccccgggacccccgg cccctgcagctcctcttcgCCGGCGAGGCCACGCACCGCACCTTCTACTCCACCACCCACGGGGCGCTGCTGTCGGGGTGGCGAGAGGCCGAGCGGCTCAACCAGCTCTTCCAGGCGCCCGTCCCCGCGCCTCACTCGTGA
- the ZNF511 gene encoding zinc finger protein 511 isoform X5 codes for MHWQEDMDLPALVGCTGCHLPEQQDLDPSRAREGLGSAQCHQGGTWIRPVPPGRCRPGRHGPGKVRGRCGRRQPRTAMGLRSVSILLGIALLLLAPGNTQALSSSRWKDLDTEQDLAEEIILGVEANKPSEGEPGIKVFSGSAWAQRAPPQVQHPQDDAREASARVPFWMLAPKVQNGPEEDRDHLYHPEDDAREDEVYKPLRMLSVAVQNDPEEDRDHIYHS; via the exons ATGCACTGGCAGGAAGACATGGACCTGCCTGCCCTGGTGGGGTGCACAGGCTGCcatctccctgagcagcaggacctggaTCCATCCAGGGCCAGGGAGGGACTTGGATCCGCCCAGTGCCACCAGGGAGGGACTTGGATCCGCCCAGTGCCACCAGGGAGGTGTAGGCCGGGCCGCCACGGGCCGGGCAAAGTGCGAGGCAGGTGTGGCAGGAGGCAGCCACGGACAG CCATGGGACTCCGCAGTGTGAGCATCCTGCTGGGCATCGCCCTCCTCCTGCTGGCACCTGGCAACACCCAG gctctgagcagctcccGATGGAAGGACCTGGACACGGAGCAGGACTTGGCTGAGGAAAT CATCCTGGGCGTAGAAGCCAACAAGCCATCAGAGGGTGAACCTGGTATAAAGGTCTTCTCCGGCAGTGCCTGGGCTCAGAGGGCCCCACCCCAAGTCCAGCACCCCCAAGATGATGCCAGGGAGGCCAGTGCCCGTGTGCCATTCTGGATGCTGGCCCCAAAGGTGCAGAATGGTCCGGAGGAGGATCGTGACCACCTCTACCACCCCGAGGATGATGCCAGGGAGGATGAAGTCTACAAGCCACTCCGGATGCTGTCCGTGGCGGTGCAGAATGACCCTGAGGAGGACCGTGACCACATCTACCACAGCTGA
- the ECHS1 gene encoding enoyl-CoA hydratase, mitochondrial — RAPSGARGCSAGAAFQYLLVQKTGAQKNVGLIQLNRPQALNALCEGLMAELRRALEAMENDPEVGAIVLTGSQKAFAAGADIKEMQNKTFQECYNSGFLAGWDKVSVVRKPIIAAVNGYALGGGCELAMMCDIIYAGEKAQFGQPEILLGTIPGAGGTQRLTRAVGKSLAMEMVLTGDRISAKEAKEAGLVSKIYPVEKLLDAAIACAEKIASNSKLVAAMAKESVNAAFETTLTEGNRTEKRLFYATFATSDRKEGMTAFVEKRKANFTDS; from the exons CGCGCCCCCAGCGGCGCACGGGGCTGCAGCGCCG GGGCCGCATTCCAATACCTGCTGGTACAGAAGACGGGAGCACAGAAGAACGTGGGGCTGATCCAGCTGAACCGGCCGCAGGCGCTCAATGCGCTCTGCGAGGGGCTCATGGCAGAGTTGCGGCGGGCGCTGGAGGCCATGGAGAACGACCCGGAGGTGGGAGCCATCGTCCTCACCGGCAGCCAGAAAGCCTTTGCAG CTGGCGCAGACATCAAGGAGATGCAGAATAAAACTTTCCAGGAGTGCTACAACAGTGGCTTCCTCGCTGGGTGGGACAAGGTCTCTGTTGTCCGCAAACCCATCATCGCCGCCGTCAATGGCTATGCC ctgggaggCGGCTGCGAGCTGGCCATGATGTGCGACATCATCTACGCCGGGGAGAAGGCACAGTTCGGGCAACCCGAAATCCTACTGGGAACCATCCCAG GTGCCGGCGGGACGCAGAGGCTGACTAGGGCAGTGGGGAAGTCGCTGGCGATGGAGATGGTGCTCACCGGGGACCGGATTTCAGCAAAGGAGGCAAAGGAGGCAG GTCTGGTCAGCAAGATCTACCctgtggaaaagctgctggacGCAGCCATCGCCTGCGCTGAGAAGATTGCCAGCAACTCCAAGCTGGTGGCTGCCATGGCAAAGGAGTCAGTCAATGCTG CCTTTGAAACGACGCTGACAGAGGGGAATAGGACAGAGAAACGCCTCTTTTACGCCACCTTTGCCACT AGTGACCGCAAGGAGGGGATGACAGCATTTGTGGAGAAGCGCAAGGCCAACTTCACCGACAGCTGA
- the MTG1 gene encoding mitochondrial ribosome-associated GTPase 1: protein MRVWAALRAAGTVPGAFRERFDFGGRDVASWFPRHMAKGLRQMRLALRRADCLVEVHDARIPLSGRNPALQEALGIRPHVLVLNKMDLADRRRQPAVLEQLRQQGCSHVVFTDCQRDVNVKKIVPMVAKLVADGPRYHRAESSEHNILVIGVPNVGKSSLINSLRRLHLKKGKATAVGGEPGITKAVLSRIQVCEKPQMYLVDTPGVLPPRLGDVETGMKLALCGAIHDHLIGEDIMADYLLYTLNRQQQFGYVQHYRLGQPCDHIEPLLKHVALSQGRTQKVKVLTGTGNVNMMMLNYPAAAYEFLRDFRAGRLGRVTLD from the exons ATGAGGGTGTGGGCAGCGCTGAGGGCGGCGGGGACGGTGCCGGGAGCGTTCCGGGAGCGCTTCGACTTCGGCGGCCGCGATGTGGCCTCGTGGTTCCCGCGGCACATGGCCAAAG gccTGCGGCAGATGCGCCTGGCGCTGCGCCGCGCCGACTGCCTCGTGGAGGTGCACGACGCTCGA ATTCCGCTGTCGGGCCGTAACCCCGCGCTGCAGGAGGCGCTGGGCATCCGCCCTCACGTCCTGGTGCTGAACAAGATGGATCTGGCTGATCGCCGCCGGCAGCCG GCGGTgttggagcagctgaggcagcagggaTGCTCGCACGTGGTCTTCACTGACTGCCAGCGTGATGTCAATGTCAAGAAG ATTGTCCCCATGGTTGCCAAGCTGGTGGCTGATGGCCCACGCTACCACAGGGCTGAG agctctgagcaCAACATCCTGGTGATCGGCGTGCCCAACGTGGGCAAGTCCTCTCTCATCAACTCCCTGCGGAGGCTGCACCTCAAGAAGG GCAAAGCCACTGCGGTGGGGGGCGAGCCAGGAATCACCAAGGCAGTGCTGTCCAGGATCCAG GTGTGTGAGAAGCCCCAGATGTACCTGGTGGACACCCCTGGCGTGCTGccccccaggctgggggatgtgGAGACGGGCATGAAGCTGGCGCTGTGTG GAGCCATCCATGACCATCTGATAGGGGAGGACATCATGGCCGACTACCTCCTGTACACCCtgaacaggcagcagcagtttgg GTATGTGCAGCATTACAGGCTGGGCCAGCCCTGCGACCACATTGAGCCTCTGCTCAAGCACGTGGCCCTCAGCCAGGGCCGAACACAGAAGGTGAAGGTGCTGACAGGCACAG GGAACGTTAACATGATGATGCTCAACTACCCAGCTGCTGCCTACGAGTTCCTGCGGGACTTCCGAGCAGGACGCCTGGGCAGGGTGACACTGGACTGA